The proteins below are encoded in one region of Manihot esculenta mitochondrion, complete genome:
- the rps4 gene encoding ribosomal protein S4, which produces MRYALPALRFKTCRLLSGNVRKRELTIIQRRILRRLRKKKISIKRKIYPRENLNSYIQSQTTRKLPLFHGDLPITEMHRGTERTSYIPFLLNPETRSDVIPVRLHFCETIPQARQPISHRRVCVNNGMVSITHLKVSHGDIISFQENDARIRGEEIRRSFYIEISVEKIIGKFLDHPVRMWRRTKTEWFHLLKTKRGCRLLLKSRFLQQLRSSMQEEDLERTKKFGSEKVCLGSSFAEHNRMKRNLYHFKSLFLSKKRNEKNRNLPTRIRSPIVYNSSLYSNSIYCSASPYQFTMKRRIKRIELPTHYSEVNHRTLKAVVSYGPNIGHIPHDIRLKDLNLPLRSGNGRGQNI; this is translated from the coding sequence ACGAGATATGCCTTGCCTGCATTAAGATTTAAAACTTGTCGTCTACTTTCAGGAAATGTTCGGAAGAGAGAACTTACAATAATACAACGCCGCATTCTCCGAAGATTGAGGAAGAAGAAGATATCTATTAAGAGAAAGATTTATCCGAGAGAAAATCTTAACAGTTACATCCAATCACAAACTACACGAAAGTTGCCCCTTTTTCATGGGGATTTACCCATCACAGAGATGCACAGAGGAACAGAACGAACTTCATATATCCCTTTTCTACTTAATCCAGAAACAAGATCGGACGTTATTCCGGTTCGTCTCCATTTTTGTGAAACTATTCCTCAAGCAAGGCAGCCGATAAGTCATCGAAGGGTTTGTGTGAATAATGGAATGGTAAGCATTACTCATTTGAAAGTGTCCCACGGTGATATAATATCTTTTCAAGAAAATGACGCAAGAATCCGCGGTGAAGAAATAAGGAGATCTTTCTATATCGAAATATCAGTTGAAAAAATCATAGGCAAATTCCTGGATCACCCGGTAAGAATGTGGAGAAGAACCAAAACAGAATGGTTCCACCTACTCAAAACTAAGAGGGGATGCCGCCTACTACTAAAATCCCGGTTTTTGCAACAGTTGCGTTCTTCTATGCAAGAAGAAGACTTAGAAAGAACAAAGAAGTTTGGATCCGAAAAAGTATGCTTAGGCAGTTCCTTCGCTGAGCACAACAGAATGAAGAGAAATTTGTATCATTTCAAATCCCTATTCTTATCGAAGAAAAGGAACGAGAAAAACCGAAATCTTCCTACTCGAATAAGAAGTCCTATAGTTTACAACTCTTCTTTATATAGTAATTCGATCTATTGCTCCGCATCCCCCTATCAGTTTACTATGAAGAGAAGAATCAAAAGGATCGAACTACCTACTCATTATTCGGAGGTGAATCATAGAACACTAAAAGCTGTGGTATCTTATGGACCGAACATAGGTCATATCCCTCACGACATAAGATTGAAAGATTTAAACCTTCCTCTTCGGAGCGGAAACGGACGTGGCCAAAACATATAA
- the nad6 gene encoding NADH dehydrogenase subunit 6, with amino-acid sequence MILSVLSSPALVSGLMVARAKNPVHSVLFPILVFRDTSGLLLLLGLDFSAMIFPVVYIGAIAVLFLFVVMMFHIQIAEIHEEVLRYLPVSGIIGLILWWEMFFILDNETIPLLPTQRNTTSLRYTVYAGKVRSWTNLETLGNLLYTYYFVWFLVPSLILLVAMIGAIVLTMHRTTKVKRQDIFRRNAIDFRRTIMRRTTDPLTIY; translated from the coding sequence ATGATACTTTCTGTTTTGTCGAGCCCTGCTTTGGTCTCTGGTTTGATGGTTGCACGTGCTAAAAATCCGGTACATTCCGTTTTGTTTCCCATCCTAGTCTTTCGCGATACTTCAGGTTTACTTCTTTTGTTAGGTCTCGACTTCTCCGCTATGATCTTCCCAGTAGTTTATATAGGAGCTATAGCCGTTTTGTTCCTATTCGTTGTTATGATGTTCCATATTCAAATAGCGGAGATTCACGAAGAAGTCTTGCGCTATTTACCAGTGAGTGGTATTATTGGACTGATCCTTTGGTGGGAAATGTTCTTCATTTTAGATAATGAAACCATTCCATTACTACCAACCCAAAGAAATACGACCTCTCTGAGATATACAGTTTATGCCGGAAAGGTACGAAGTTGGACTAATTTGGAAACATTGGGCAATTTACTTTATACCTACTATTTCGTCTGGTTTTTGGTTCCTAGTCTTATTTTATTAGTAGCCATGATTGGGGCTATAGTACTTACTATGCATAGGACTACTAAGGTGAAAAGACAGGATATATTTCGACGAAATGCTATTGATTTTAGGAGGACTATAATGAGGAGGACGACAGACCCACTCACGATCTACTAA